From a region of the Azospirillum formosense genome:
- a CDS encoding methyltransferase translates to MESDAAFDTLLDGRVRLHQPQAGYRAAIDPVLLAAATAAGAGERVLDVGTGTGAAALCLAVRVPGALLVGLEKRAEAAGFARRNAALNGLDGRVSVLEGDLLAPPPELVSGTFDRVMMNPPYLRAGAASLPPDPWKAAANVEGEAGLADWVRFAAAMLKPRGTLTMVHRADRVDEILATLHGARFGSLTLVPLWPKAGEEARRLLLSVRKGGRSPARLTAGLVLHGPDGAYGGQAQRILRDMEPLIA, encoded by the coding sequence ATGGAGAGCGATGCGGCGTTCGACACGCTTCTCGACGGGCGCGTCCGCCTGCACCAGCCGCAGGCCGGCTACCGCGCCGCCATCGACCCGGTGCTGCTCGCCGCGGCCACCGCCGCCGGGGCGGGGGAGCGGGTGCTGGACGTCGGCACCGGCACCGGGGCGGCCGCGCTGTGCCTCGCCGTCCGCGTGCCCGGCGCCCTGCTCGTCGGGCTGGAGAAGCGGGCGGAGGCGGCGGGTTTTGCCCGGCGCAACGCCGCCCTCAACGGGCTGGATGGCCGGGTGAGCGTTCTCGAGGGCGATCTGCTGGCCCCGCCGCCGGAGCTGGTGTCCGGGACCTTCGACCGGGTGATGATGAACCCGCCCTACCTGCGCGCCGGGGCGGCCAGCCTGCCGCCCGATCCCTGGAAGGCCGCCGCCAACGTGGAGGGGGAGGCGGGGCTGGCCGACTGGGTGCGCTTCGCCGCCGCGATGCTGAAGCCGCGCGGTACGCTGACCATGGTCCACCGGGCCGACCGGGTGGACGAGATCCTGGCCACCCTGCACGGCGCCCGATTCGGCTCCCTGACGCTCGTCCCGCTCTGGCCAAAGGCGGGGGAGGAGGCGCGGCGGCTCCTGCTGTCGGTGCGCAAGGGAGGGCGCTCGCCCGCGCGGCTCACCGCCGGGCTGGTGCTGCACGGCCCAGACGGCGCCTATGGCGGGCAGGCGCAGCGAATTCTGCGCGACATGGAACCGCTGATCGCTTAA
- a CDS encoding DUF2007 domain-containing protein — protein MKELLRTTDPVRLSWLLALLTDAGIEGIVLDTHTSILEGSIGAIPRRLMVAEEDHAAACRLLRDAGEELGA, from the coding sequence ATGAAGGAACTGCTGCGCACCACCGATCCGGTCCGTCTGAGCTGGCTTCTCGCCCTGCTGACCGACGCGGGAATCGAGGGGATCGTGCTGGACACCCACACCAGCATTTTGGAAGGCTCCATCGGCGCCATCCCCCGCCGGCTGATGGTGGCGGAGGAGGATCACGCCGCCGCCTGCCGCCTGTTGCGCGACGCCGGGGAGGAGTTGGGGGCGTGA
- a CDS encoding polyprenyl synthetase family protein, with the protein MAVVTNLEPKRRKSTPLDDLTALVADDLGAVNEIIVQRMHSSVEMIPQLAGYLIAAGGKRLRPVLTLAAAELCGYKGEDHKMLAAVVEFIHTATLLHDDVVDESDLRRGLASANAVFGNKASVLVGDFLFSRSFELMVEVGSLDVLRILSKASAVIAEGEVLQLRTTNDTETSEQAYLEVIKAKTAELFAAACRVGAVVAERPQAEELALYDYGMNLGIAFQLVDDVLDYSAKQAKLGKTVGDDFREGKITLPVVLAFRRGNDEERAFWRRTMEELDQQEGDLERAQELMARHNALKDTVERARHYGSIARDALGLFPDTPVKAALLEVLDFVIERDF; encoded by the coding sequence TTGGCGGTCGTGACCAACCTCGAGCCGAAACGGCGGAAGTCCACCCCGCTCGACGATCTGACCGCCCTGGTGGCCGATGACCTGGGCGCGGTCAACGAGATCATCGTCCAGCGGATGCACTCGTCCGTGGAGATGATCCCGCAGCTCGCCGGCTACCTCATCGCCGCGGGCGGCAAGCGCCTGCGCCCCGTCCTCACCCTCGCCGCCGCCGAGCTGTGCGGCTACAAGGGCGAGGACCACAAGATGCTGGCCGCGGTGGTGGAGTTCATCCACACCGCCACCCTGCTGCACGACGACGTCGTGGACGAGAGCGACCTGCGCCGCGGCCTCGCCTCGGCCAACGCGGTGTTCGGCAACAAGGCCAGCGTGCTGGTCGGCGACTTCCTGTTCTCCCGCAGCTTCGAGCTGATGGTGGAGGTCGGGTCGCTCGACGTGCTGCGCATCCTGTCCAAGGCGTCCGCGGTGATCGCCGAGGGCGAGGTGCTGCAGCTGCGCACCACCAACGACACCGAGACCAGCGAGCAGGCCTATCTGGAGGTCATCAAGGCCAAGACGGCCGAGCTGTTCGCCGCCGCCTGCCGCGTCGGCGCCGTGGTGGCCGAGCGCCCGCAGGCGGAGGAGCTGGCGCTCTACGACTACGGCATGAACCTGGGCATCGCCTTCCAGCTCGTCGACGACGTGCTCGACTATTCGGCCAAGCAGGCGAAGCTGGGCAAGACGGTCGGCGACGACTTCCGCGAGGGCAAGATCACCCTGCCGGTCGTGCTGGCCTTCCGCCGCGGCAACGACGAGGAGCGGGCCTTCTGGCGCCGCACCATGGAGGAGCTGGACCAGCAGGAGGGCGATCTGGAGCGCGCCCAGGAGCTGATGGCCAGGCACAACGCGCTGAAGGACACCGTGGAGCGCGCACGCCACTACGGCTCCATCGCGCGCGACGCGCTGGGCCTGTTCCCGGACACCCCGGTGAAGGCCGCCCTGCTGGAGGTGCTGGACTTCGTGATCGAGCGCGATTTCTAA
- a CDS encoding carboxymuconolactone decarboxylase family protein — translation MPLKPIEHADAAPEVRAVYDDIKAARKVPDVNNFWKMAAHHPPTLKRTWESLKEVMAPGALDPLVKEMIFVAVSVTNGCDYCIRSHEAAARRAGMTDAQFGELMAVIGMANETNRLAKGYQVEIDEALK, via the coding sequence ATGCCCCTGAAGCCCATCGAGCACGCCGACGCCGCTCCGGAAGTGCGCGCCGTCTACGACGACATCAAGGCCGCCCGCAAGGTGCCCGACGTCAACAATTTCTGGAAGATGGCCGCCCATCACCCGCCCACCCTCAAGCGCACCTGGGAGAGCCTGAAGGAGGTGATGGCCCCCGGCGCGCTGGACCCGCTGGTCAAGGAGATGATCTTCGTAGCAGTCAGCGTGACCAACGGCTGCGACTACTGCATCCGCTCGCACGAGGCGGCGGCGCGGCGCGCCGGCATGACCGACGCCCAGTTCGGCGAGCTGATGGCCGTCATCGGCATGGCCAACGAGACCAACCGCCTCGCCAAGGGCTATCAGGTGGAGATCGACGAGGCGTTAAAATAG
- a CDS encoding ATP-binding protein, with protein MVRLLRILLVASVLVPTLLLAAIAWRGFHEEEVQAERNIRKTVLILHEHMQKVFDTVEQVLDRLDERTAGMSWDEIGRSDDLHGYLRTLVEEVPQIGVVGLVDPNGTLRNDNRLFPAPSINVGDREYFRIQAAGDAGILVSEAITGRGSGKRQFNVTRRRAAAGGPEGPFNGVLLTAVLTDYLADFYQLVVSGPKEAISLVRHDGSVLVRFPSMGDRQSRHATDSILLGAMASGQTEGVFRTRGRLDGVPRLNGFMHVAPYPLYVTYGIPIADIRAVWMRKVLLHAAFTVPAMLALVGITLLALRRAQSEVRAVRHWTEEARARESLENALRQSQKLEALGQLTGGVAHDFNNLLTAALANLHLMERHLPAEGERYLDGTRAALERARTLTGQLLAFSRQEAVDPKVVDLGDALRVMADLLERSIRAEIALDWALPSAPLRVEVDPVQLELAVLNLVVNARDAMPEGGRIRIAARQEETPEGPLAVLEITDTGDGMPPEVAARAFEPFFTTKPHGKGTGLGLSMVYGFARQSGGNATISSAPRRGTVVRVTLPVSGRAPEPETAVDAAEAAPGGPVRLLVVEDNALVLMATVEGLTQEGFEVVTADHGAAALEILEQDAAFDVIVTDVVMPYGVSGIDLARRVQERWPGIRVLLISGYSPESLSGLKADAAVLPKPFTPDQLAARVRALLRTVKTA; from the coding sequence ATGGTGCGCCTTCTCCGCATCCTGCTGGTGGCCTCCGTTCTGGTGCCGACCCTGCTGCTCGCCGCCATCGCCTGGCGCGGCTTTCACGAGGAGGAAGTGCAGGCCGAGCGCAACATCCGCAAGACCGTGCTGATCCTGCACGAGCACATGCAGAAGGTCTTCGACACGGTCGAGCAGGTCCTGGACCGGCTGGACGAGCGGACCGCCGGCATGAGCTGGGACGAGATCGGGCGTTCCGACGATCTGCACGGCTATCTGAGGACGCTGGTCGAGGAGGTCCCGCAGATCGGCGTCGTCGGGCTGGTCGACCCGAACGGCACGCTGCGCAACGACAACCGCCTGTTCCCGGCTCCGTCGATCAACGTCGGCGACCGCGAGTATTTCCGAATCCAGGCGGCCGGTGACGCCGGCATCCTGGTCAGCGAGGCGATCACCGGGCGCGGATCGGGCAAGCGGCAGTTCAACGTCACGCGCCGCCGCGCCGCCGCGGGCGGACCGGAAGGGCCGTTCAACGGCGTGCTGCTGACCGCGGTGCTGACCGATTACCTGGCCGATTTCTATCAGCTCGTCGTCTCCGGCCCGAAGGAGGCGATCTCCCTCGTCCGCCACGACGGCTCGGTCCTGGTCCGCTTTCCCTCGATGGGCGACCGCCAATCCCGTCACGCCACCGACAGCATCCTGCTCGGCGCCATGGCGAGCGGGCAGACCGAGGGGGTGTTCCGCACCCGGGGCCGCCTGGACGGCGTGCCGAGGCTCAACGGCTTCATGCACGTCGCGCCCTACCCGCTCTACGTCACCTACGGCATCCCGATCGCCGACATCCGGGCCGTTTGGATGCGCAAGGTCCTGCTCCACGCCGCCTTCACCGTGCCGGCGATGCTGGCCCTGGTCGGCATCACCCTGCTGGCGCTGCGCCGCGCGCAGAGCGAGGTCCGGGCGGTCCGCCACTGGACCGAGGAGGCCCGTGCCCGCGAGTCCCTGGAGAACGCGCTGCGCCAGTCGCAGAAGCTGGAGGCGCTGGGCCAGCTCACCGGGGGCGTCGCCCACGATTTCAACAACCTGCTGACCGCCGCCCTGGCCAACCTGCATCTGATGGAGCGGCACCTGCCGGCGGAGGGGGAACGCTATCTGGACGGAACCCGCGCCGCGCTGGAGCGCGCCCGGACGCTGACCGGGCAGCTCCTCGCCTTCTCGCGCCAGGAGGCGGTGGACCCCAAGGTGGTCGATCTGGGGGATGCGCTGCGGGTCATGGCCGATCTGCTGGAACGCTCCATCCGTGCCGAGATCGCCCTGGATTGGGCCCTTCCCAGCGCCCCGCTGCGGGTCGAGGTGGACCCGGTCCAGCTTGAGCTGGCGGTGTTGAATCTCGTGGTGAACGCCCGCGACGCGATGCCGGAGGGCGGCCGCATCCGCATCGCCGCCCGGCAGGAGGAGACGCCCGAAGGCCCGCTGGCCGTTCTCGAGATCACCGACACCGGCGACGGCATGCCGCCGGAGGTCGCCGCCCGCGCCTTCGAGCCCTTCTTCACCACCAAGCCGCACGGCAAGGGGACGGGGCTGGGCCTGTCGATGGTCTACGGCTTCGCCCGGCAGTCGGGCGGCAACGCCACCATCTCCAGCGCGCCGCGCCGCGGCACGGTCGTCCGCGTCACCCTGCCGGTGTCCGGCCGGGCGCCCGAACCGGAGACGGCGGTGGACGCCGCGGAAGCGGCGCCGGGCGGTCCCGTGCGCCTGCTGGTGGTCGAGGACAACGCGCTGGTCCTGATGGCCACCGTGGAGGGGCTGACCCAGGAGGGCTTCGAGGTGGTCACCGCCGACCACGGCGCCGCCGCTCTGGAGATCCTGGAGCAGGACGCCGCCTTCGACGTGATCGTGACCGACGTGGTGATGCCCTACGGCGTGTCGGGAATCGATCTGGCGCGGCGGGTCCAGGAGCGCTGGCCCGGCATCCGGGTTCTGCTGATCTCAGGCTACAGCCCCGAATCGCTGAGCGGGCTCAAGGCCGACGCCGCCGTCCTGCCCAAGCCCTTCACCCCCGACCAGCTCGCCGCCCGCGTCCGCGCCCTGCTGCGAACCGTGAAGACCGCCTGA
- a CDS encoding NAD(P)-dependent oxidoreductase, with product MADTATDSRSVAFLGLGTMGFPMAGHLAVRGGHRVTVFNRTAAKAEAWTARFGGTRAATAAEAARDAEVVFLCVGGDDDVRAVAGEAMTAMKPGTIVADHSTVSAAVSREMAELARARGLFFLDAPVSGGQAGAENGVLTVMVGGDGDAFARAQPLMACYGRSVTHMGPAGAGQLTKMVNQICIAGLLQGLAEGMAFAQKAGLDGHKVVDVIGKGAAQSWQMDNRAKTMLDGKFDFGFAVDWMRKDLGIVLDEARNNGASLPVTALVDQFYAEVQGMGGNRLDTSSLMTRLTR from the coding sequence ATGGCCGACACCGCGACCGATTCCCGCTCCGTCGCCTTTCTGGGGCTTGGCACCATGGGCTTTCCCATGGCCGGCCACCTGGCCGTCCGGGGCGGCCACCGGGTGACCGTCTTCAACCGCACCGCCGCCAAGGCCGAGGCCTGGACCGCCCGCTTCGGTGGAACCCGCGCCGCCACCGCGGCCGAGGCCGCCCGCGACGCCGAGGTGGTCTTTCTCTGCGTCGGCGGCGACGACGACGTGCGGGCGGTGGCCGGCGAGGCGATGACCGCCATGAAGCCCGGCACCATCGTCGCCGACCATTCCACCGTGTCCGCCGCCGTCTCGCGCGAGATGGCCGAGCTGGCCCGCGCGCGCGGCCTGTTCTTCCTCGACGCGCCGGTGTCCGGCGGGCAGGCCGGGGCGGAGAACGGCGTGCTGACGGTGATGGTGGGCGGCGACGGCGACGCCTTCGCCCGCGCCCAGCCGCTGATGGCCTGCTACGGCCGCTCCGTCACCCACATGGGGCCGGCGGGCGCCGGCCAGCTGACCAAGATGGTCAACCAGATCTGCATCGCCGGCCTTCTGCAGGGGCTGGCCGAGGGCATGGCCTTCGCGCAGAAGGCCGGGCTGGACGGCCACAAGGTCGTGGACGTGATCGGGAAGGGGGCCGCCCAGTCCTGGCAGATGGACAACCGCGCCAAGACGATGCTGGACGGCAAGTTCGACTTCGGCTTCGCCGTGGACTGGATGCGCAAGGACCTGGGCATCGTCCTGGACGAGGCCCGCAACAACGGCGCCAGCCTGCCCGTCACCGCCCTGGTGGACCAGTTCTACGCCGAGGTGCAGGGGATGGGCGGCAACCGGCTGGACACCTCCAGCCTGATGACGCGCCTGACGCGCTGA
- a CDS encoding FAD-linked oxidase C-terminal domain-containing protein encodes MTAVPAAQPRVAFTDEMKAEFKALLGDRFTTAAAVREHHGKDESYHPNFPPDGVAFAASTEEVSAIVKLCAKHKLPIIPFGTGTSLEGGVAALAGGICIDVSTMKEVLRVSPEDLDVTVQAGVTRKQLNEHLRDTGLFFPIDPGADASLGGMASTRASGTNAVRYGTMRENVLGLTVVLADGRIIKTGGRARKSAAGYDLTRLFVGAEGTLGIITEVTLRLYGIPEAISAAVCPFNDIRGAVDTVIQTIQSGIPVARIELLDEVQMDAVNKYSKLDYKVAPTLFFEFHGTAAGVKEQAEMVSAIAAENGGTEFTWATRPEDRSKLWQARHDGYYAALALRPGSKGWPTDVCVPISRLADCILETKKDIAESSMLAPLVGHVGDGNFHLVYVIDPDKPEELAEAKRLNDRMVDRALAMGGTCTGEHGIGYGKMEFLEKEAGDAFAVMGELKRAFDPDNRMNPGKVVRI; translated from the coding sequence ATGACCGCCGTACCCGCCGCCCAGCCTCGCGTCGCCTTCACCGACGAGATGAAGGCCGAGTTCAAGGCCCTGCTTGGGGACCGCTTCACCACCGCCGCGGCGGTGCGCGAGCATCACGGCAAGGACGAGTCCTACCACCCCAATTTCCCGCCCGACGGCGTCGCCTTCGCCGCCTCCACCGAGGAGGTCAGCGCCATCGTCAAGCTCTGCGCGAAGCACAAGCTGCCGATCATTCCCTTCGGCACCGGCACCTCGCTGGAGGGTGGCGTCGCGGCGCTGGCCGGCGGCATCTGCATCGACGTGTCGACCATGAAGGAGGTTCTGCGCGTCAGCCCGGAGGACCTCGACGTCACCGTCCAGGCCGGCGTGACCCGCAAGCAGCTCAACGAGCATCTGCGCGACACCGGCCTGTTCTTCCCCATCGATCCCGGCGCCGACGCCTCGCTGGGCGGCATGGCCTCCACCCGCGCCAGCGGCACCAACGCCGTGCGCTACGGCACCATGCGCGAGAACGTGCTGGGGCTGACCGTGGTGCTGGCCGACGGCCGGATCATCAAGACCGGCGGGCGCGCCCGCAAGTCCGCCGCCGGCTATGACCTGACCCGCCTGTTCGTCGGGGCGGAGGGCACGCTCGGCATCATCACCGAGGTGACGCTGCGCCTCTACGGCATCCCTGAGGCGATTTCGGCGGCGGTCTGCCCGTTCAACGACATCCGCGGCGCCGTGGACACGGTGATCCAGACCATCCAGTCCGGCATCCCCGTCGCCCGCATCGAGCTGCTGGACGAGGTCCAGATGGACGCGGTGAACAAGTATTCCAAGCTGGACTACAAGGTCGCCCCGACCCTGTTCTTCGAGTTCCACGGCACCGCCGCCGGGGTGAAGGAGCAGGCGGAGATGGTCTCGGCCATCGCCGCGGAGAATGGCGGCACCGAGTTCACCTGGGCGACCCGTCCGGAGGACCGCTCCAAGCTCTGGCAGGCCCGTCACGACGGCTATTACGCGGCGCTGGCGCTGCGTCCCGGCTCCAAGGGCTGGCCGACCGACGTCTGCGTGCCGATCTCGCGGCTGGCCGACTGCATCCTGGAGACCAAGAAGGACATCGCCGAATCCTCGATGCTGGCCCCGCTGGTCGGCCATGTCGGCGACGGCAACTTCCACCTCGTCTACGTCATCGATCCCGACAAGCCCGAGGAGCTGGCCGAGGCCAAGCGCCTGAACGACCGCATGGTCGACCGGGCGCTGGCCATGGGCGGCACCTGCACCGGCGAGCATGGCATCGGCTACGGCAAGATGGAGTTCCTGGAGAAGGAGGCTGGCGACGCCTTCGCCGTGATGGGCGAGCTGAAGCGCGCCTTCGACCCGGACAACCGGATGAACCCCGGCAAGGTCGTCCGCATCTGA
- a CDS encoding hydantoinase B/oxoprolinase family protein, whose amino-acid sequence MASQAQGRWQFWIDRGGTFTDIVAKRPDGSVITHKLLSENPERYRDAAIQGIRDLLGLAAGQPIPAEAVEAVKMGTTVATNALLERKGERTLLLITEGLGDQLRIGYQARPKIFARHIVLPELLYERVAEVPERVKADGTVLKAVDLRAVRVQLEQAYQDGFRAAAVVLMHGYRFPDHEKQVAALARSIGFTQVSVSHQVSPLMKIVGRGDTTVVDAYLSPILRRYVEQVAGDLSGVRLMFMQSNGGLTDARWFQGKDAILSGPAGGIVGAVRTARMAGFDRVIGFDMGGTSTDVSHYAGEYERAFDTVVAGVRMRAPMMHIHTVAAGGGSVCFFDGARFRVGPESAGANPGPACYRRGGPLTVTDCNVMVGKLHPDFFPHVFGPEADQPLDAAIVREKFAELAEEVNAALGTEMTPHQVAEGFLKIAVDNMANAIKKISVQRGYDVTQYTLNGFGGAAGQHVCLVADALGMRKVFLHPHAGVLSAYGIGLADTVAIRERAVEARLDDALVDELTATLAALEAEGRMELARQGVPEDRLAVLRKAHIKVEGSDSPLIVDFGPLDAMAEAFEAAHRQRYGFMMEGKALVVEAVSVEAVGRTESADDQDLPGVTGALPRRLATVTLHTGGADREAPVYDRDQLQPGNRVTGPAVIREKIATTVVEPGWIAEVTRKNHLVLTRFEELPQRLAIGTRADPVMLEVFNNLFMSIAEQMGFTLEKTAYSVNIKERLDFSCALFDADGGLIANAPHMPVHLGSMGESVRAIVERRHGAMNPGDVYMLNDPYHGGTHLPDITVITPVFDEAGERVLFYVASRGHHADVGGITPGSMPPDSTTIDQEGVLLDNIQLVERGRFLEEEVVALFTAGPQPARNVAQNLGDLKAQIAANEQGARELRRIVAQFGLETVNAYMKLVQDNAEEQVRRVIDVLTDGEFVQELDNGAVIKVRITIDKDERSARVDFTGTSPQLTSNFNAPTAVCRAAVLYVFRTLVDDEIPMNEGCLKPIEIVIPPGTMLSPSYPAAVVAGNVETSQCVTDALYGALGVLASAQGTMNNTTFGNERYQYYETVCGGSGAGPGFDGTDAVHTHMTNSRLTDPEVLEWRFPVLLDSFRIRRESGGAGRWRGGDGVVRRLKFLEPMTAAILSNHRRVPPFGLKGGAPGQIGRTWVQRTDGSVEELGPQDKTAMGEGDVLVVETPGGGGYEEM is encoded by the coding sequence ATGGCGTCCCAAGCGCAGGGCCGGTGGCAGTTCTGGATCGACCGCGGCGGCACCTTCACCGACATCGTGGCCAAACGCCCGGACGGGTCGGTGATCACGCACAAGCTGCTGTCGGAGAATCCGGAACGCTACCGCGACGCCGCCATCCAGGGCATCCGCGACCTGCTGGGCCTCGCCGCCGGTCAGCCGATCCCGGCGGAGGCGGTGGAGGCGGTGAAGATGGGCACCACCGTCGCCACCAACGCGCTTCTGGAGCGCAAGGGCGAGCGCACGCTGCTGCTGATTACCGAGGGGTTGGGCGACCAGCTCCGCATCGGCTACCAGGCCCGCCCGAAGATCTTCGCCCGCCACATCGTGCTGCCCGAGCTGCTGTACGAGCGGGTGGCCGAGGTGCCGGAGCGGGTCAAGGCCGACGGCACGGTGCTGAAGGCCGTGGACCTGCGCGCCGTGCGGGTCCAGCTGGAGCAGGCCTACCAGGACGGTTTCCGCGCCGCCGCGGTGGTGCTGATGCACGGCTACCGCTTTCCGGACCATGAGAAGCAGGTGGCGGCGCTGGCCCGCTCCATCGGCTTCACCCAGGTGTCGGTCAGCCATCAGGTCAGCCCGCTGATGAAGATCGTCGGGCGCGGCGACACCACGGTGGTGGACGCCTACCTGTCGCCGATCCTGCGCCGCTATGTGGAGCAGGTGGCCGGGGACCTCTCCGGCGTGCGGCTGATGTTCATGCAGTCGAACGGCGGGCTGACCGACGCGCGCTGGTTCCAGGGCAAGGACGCCATCCTCTCCGGCCCGGCGGGCGGCATCGTCGGGGCGGTGCGCACCGCGCGCATGGCCGGCTTCGACCGGGTCATCGGCTTCGACATGGGCGGCACCTCCACCGACGTGTCGCACTACGCCGGCGAGTATGAGCGCGCCTTCGACACGGTGGTGGCCGGGGTGCGGATGCGCGCCCCGATGATGCACATCCACACCGTGGCGGCGGGCGGCGGCTCCGTCTGCTTCTTCGACGGGGCGCGCTTCCGCGTCGGGCCGGAGAGCGCCGGGGCCAACCCCGGCCCGGCCTGCTACCGGCGCGGCGGGCCGCTGACCGTGACCGACTGCAACGTGATGGTCGGCAAGCTGCACCCCGACTTCTTCCCCCACGTCTTCGGGCCGGAGGCCGACCAGCCGCTCGACGCCGCCATCGTGCGCGAGAAGTTCGCCGAGCTGGCCGAGGAGGTGAACGCGGCGCTGGGCACCGAGATGACCCCGCATCAGGTGGCCGAGGGTTTCCTGAAGATCGCCGTGGACAACATGGCGAACGCCATCAAGAAGATCTCGGTGCAGCGCGGCTACGACGTCACCCAATACACGCTGAACGGCTTCGGCGGGGCGGCGGGGCAGCATGTCTGTCTGGTCGCCGACGCGCTGGGCATGCGAAAGGTCTTCCTGCACCCGCACGCCGGCGTGCTGTCCGCCTACGGCATCGGCCTCGCCGACACGGTGGCGATCCGCGAGCGCGCGGTGGAGGCCCGGCTCGACGACGCGCTGGTGGACGAGCTGACCGCCACGCTCGCCGCGCTGGAGGCCGAGGGGCGCATGGAGCTGGCCCGCCAGGGCGTGCCGGAGGACCGGCTGGCCGTCCTGCGCAAGGCGCACATCAAGGTCGAGGGCTCCGACAGCCCGCTGATCGTCGATTTCGGGCCGCTCGACGCCATGGCCGAGGCCTTCGAGGCGGCGCACCGCCAGCGCTACGGCTTCATGATGGAGGGCAAGGCCCTGGTGGTCGAGGCCGTGTCGGTGGAGGCGGTGGGCCGCACCGAGAGCGCCGACGACCAGGATCTGCCCGGCGTCACCGGCGCGCTGCCGCGCCGCCTCGCCACCGTCACCCTGCACACCGGCGGCGCCGACCGCGAGGCGCCGGTCTACGACCGCGACCAGCTCCAGCCCGGCAACCGCGTGACCGGCCCCGCCGTCATCCGGGAGAAGATCGCCACCACGGTGGTCGAGCCCGGCTGGATCGCCGAGGTGACCCGCAAGAACCACCTCGTGCTCACCCGCTTCGAGGAGCTGCCGCAGCGCCTCGCCATCGGCACCAGGGCCGACCCGGTGATGCTGGAGGTCTTCAACAACCTCTTCATGTCCATCGCCGAGCAGATGGGCTTCACCCTGGAGAAGACCGCCTATTCGGTGAACATCAAGGAGCGTCTGGACTTCTCCTGCGCCCTGTTCGACGCGGACGGCGGGCTGATCGCCAACGCCCCGCACATGCCGGTGCATCTCGGCTCCATGGGCGAGAGCGTGCGCGCCATCGTCGAGCGGCGCCACGGCGCGATGAACCCCGGCGATGTCTACATGCTGAACGACCCCTACCACGGGGGCACGCATCTGCCGGACATCACCGTCATCACCCCGGTCTTCGACGAGGCTGGCGAGCGCGTGCTGTTCTACGTCGCCTCGCGCGGGCACCACGCCGACGTCGGCGGGATCACCCCCGGCTCGATGCCGCCGGACAGCACGACCATCGACCAGGAGGGCGTCCTCCTCGACAACATCCAGCTCGTCGAGCGGGGCCGCTTCCTGGAGGAGGAGGTCGTCGCCCTCTTCACCGCCGGGCCGCAGCCGGCGCGCAACGTGGCGCAGAACCTGGGCGACCTGAAGGCCCAGATCGCCGCCAACGAGCAGGGCGCGCGCGAGCTTCGCCGCATCGTCGCCCAGTTCGGGCTGGAGACGGTCAACGCCTACATGAAGCTGGTCCAGGACAACGCCGAGGAGCAGGTCCGCCGCGTCATCGACGTGCTGACCGACGGCGAGTTCGTGCAGGAGCTGGACAACGGCGCGGTCATCAAGGTCCGCATCACCATCGACAAGGACGAGCGGTCGGCGCGGGTGGATTTCACCGGCACCAGCCCGCAGCTCACCAGCAACTTCAACGCCCCGACGGCGGTGTGCCGGGCGGCGGTGCTCTACGTCTTCCGCACGCTGGTGGACGACGAGATCCCGATGAACGAGGGCTGCCTGAAGCCCATCGAGATCGTCATCCCGCCGGGCACCATGCTGTCGCCCAGCTACCCCGCCGCGGTGGTCGCCGGCAACGTGGAGACCAGCCAGTGCGTCACCGACGCGCTGTACGGCGCGCTCGGCGTGCTGGCCTCGGCCCAGGGGACGATGAACAACACGACCTTCGGCAACGAGCGCTACCAGTATTACGAGACGGTCTGCGGCGGCTCCGGCGCCGGCCCCGGCTTCGACGGGACGGACGCGGTGCACACCCACATGACCAACTCGCGCCTGACCGACCCGGAGGTGCTGGAGTGGCGCTTCCCGGTGCTGCTGGACAGCTTCCGCATCCGCCGCGAATCGGGCGGGGCGGGGCGCTGGCGCGGCGGCGACGGGGTGGTGCGGCGCCTGAAGTTCCTGGAGCCGATGACCGCCGCCATCCTGTCCAACCACCGCCGGGTTCCGCCCTTCGGCCTGAAGGGCGGCGCCCCCGGCCAGATCGGGCGCACCTGGGTCCAGCGCACCGACGGCTCGGTCGAGGAACTCGGGCCCCAGGACAAGACCGCCATGGGGGAGGGCGACGTGCTGGTCGTCGAGACTCCGGGCGGTGGCGGTTACGAGGAGATGTGA